GTGGGGGAGGAGGCGGCCGGCGTCGGAGCGCTCCAGTGCGGCGGCCACACCCAGTAGCAGGCTACGCAGCTCGACGCGAGGACCCTCGCCGCAAGGTGCCGGTGACTCGACGACCACGCAGGCGACGGCCTCCACGCACAGCGCCTCCTTCGAGGACCAGTGGCGGTAGATGGTGGCTTTGCTGACCCCCGCCCGGTCGGCGACGGCCTCGACCGACATGCCGGCCAGCCCGCGGTCACCGAGCAGGTGGATGACCGCCTCGAGCACCGCGCGGTGGGCGCGCGAGCTGCGGGGTCTGCCGGGTCGGCCGGTTGCAGGCATAATATGAAACGTAACGGTTCCGTTTCGGAATATCCACGGCGTGCCGGCTGTTGGACGGGGCTCCGGACCCTTCAGATCGCGAGGTTCTCATGCCAGATCTCACCGACACGACACTGCCCGTCCTGCCGCTGCCCGCCGGGGTGGTCATCCCCGGCATGGTCGTGAACCTGGCTGCGGAGACCGAGGAGGCCAAGGAGGCCGTCGCCGCCGCCGGCCACGCCGGCGGGCGACTGCTCCTGGTGCCGCAGGTGGGCAGCCGTCACGCCGCGGTCGGCACCGTGGCCACCATCGAGCATGACGAGCCGCTGCCCAGCGGGGGCCGCGGCGTGGTCGTCCGCGGGCTGTCGCGCGCCAAGATCGGCGCCGGCCAGGCCGGCGAGGGCGGGGTGCTCTGGGTGAGCGTGGAGGACGTCGTCGACCCCACGGAGGTGACGCCCGAGGTCACCGAGCTGATGCGCGAGTACCGGGCCGTGGTGGCCGAGATCCTGGAGCACCGCAACGCCCGGGGCGTGGCCGAGGCCATCGCCGGGATGACCGATCCCGGCCAGCTCGCCGACACCGCGGTCTACTCCCCGGACCTCGACGCCGAGCAGCGCATCGAGCTGCTGGAGACCCTCGACGTGCGCGCCCGCCTGGAGAAGGCGCTGGCCTGGGCCAAGGACAGCCTGGCCGAGATGAGCATCCGCGACCGCGTGCGCTCCCAGGTGACCGACGGGATGGAACGCGACCAGCGCGAGCACCTCCTGCGCCGCCAGCTGGAGGCCATCCGCACCGAGCTCGGCGACGCCGACGGTGACGACCCCGTGGCCGAGTACCGCCGTCGGCTGGCCGAGGCCGACCTGCCCGAGCCCGTGCAGGCCGCCGTCACCAAGGAGATCGACCGGCTCGAGCGCATGGGCGAGCAGAACCCCGAGCACGGCTGGGTCCGGACGTGGCTCGACACGATCTTCGAGCTGCCCTGGGGGGTGCGCACCGACGACGAGTTCGACCTGCGTGCCGCCAGGGCCGTGCTCGACGCGGACCACAGCGGCCTGGACGAGGTGAAGGAGCGGCTGGTGGAGTTCCTCGCTGTCCGCAAGCTGCGCCGGGAGCGCACGGCCGAGGCTGGCGACCAGTCCGCGCACGTCCCCGCCGGGGCGGCGGAGGCACCGGCCACCACCGCCACCGAGCGCGGCGACGGAGCGATCCTCGCCCTGGTGGGTCCGCCTGGCGTGGGCAAGACCTCGCTGGGCGAGTCGGTGGCCCGGGCGCTCGGGCGGCGCTTCGTGCGCGTGGCCCTCGGTGGCGTGCGCGACGAGGCGGAGATCCGCGGCCACCGCCGCACCTACGTGGGCGCCCAGCCGGGCCGCATCGCCCGGGCGCTGCGGGAGGCCGGCAGCCTGAACCCGGTGGTCCTGCTCGACGAGCTCGACAAGGTCGGTGCGGACTGGCGCGGCGATCCCACCTCCGCGCTGCTCGAGGTCCTCGACCCGGCGCAGAACCACACCTTCCGCGACCACTACCTGGAGGTCGACCTCGACCTGTCCGACGTGCTGTTCCTGGCGACGGCCAACGTCGCCGACACGATCCCTCCGGCGCTGTACGACCGGTTGGAGATCATCCGGCTTGACGGCTACACGGAGCGGGAGAAGGCCGCGATCGCGCGCGCCCATCTGCTGCCCCGCCAGCTCGAGCGCGCCGGGCTGCGCCCCGACGAGCTCGACGTGAGCGACGAGGCGATCGCTGCCATCGTGGACGGCTGGACCCGCGAGGCCGGCGTGCGCGGCCTCGAGCGGCAGCTCGGCAAGCTGGCCCGCAAGGCCGCGACCCGCATCGCCACGGGCGCGGCCACTCCGCCGATCACCGTCGACACCGACGCGCTGCGCGAGCTGCTCGGCCGCCCGACCGCCCAGCGCGACGAGGTGGACCGCGAGCCCGTGCCGGGCATCGCGACCGGCCTGGCCGTGACCGGTGCCGGGGGCGACGTGCTCGCCGTCGAGGCCAACGCCGCCGACGGCGAACCGGGGCTGACCCTGACCGGCCAGCTCGGCGACGTCATGCGCGAGTCCGCCGAGATCGCCCTGTCCTGGGTCCGCGCCCACCTCACCGACCTTGGTGTGCCCGCGGAGGCCGTGACCGGCCGCCGCTTCCACGTGCACGTGCCCGCCGGCGCCATCCCGAAGGACGGCCCGTCGGCCGGCATCACGATGGTCACCGCGCTGGCGAGCCTGGTGTCCGGGCGGGCGGTGCGCCCCGATGTGGGCATGACCGGCGAGGTCACCCTCACCGGCCGGGTGCTGCCCATCGGCGGGGTGAAGCAGAAGGTGCTGGCCGCCCACCGCGCCGGTCTGCGTGAGGTGATCCTGCCGCAGCGCAACGAGGACGACCTCGATGACGTGCCCGCGGAGATCCGCGACGACCTGACCTTCCACTTCGCCGAGCGCATCGGCGAGGTGCTGTCCGCCGCACTGGAAGAACCCGCGCCCGTGACGTCGTGAACGCCAGGCCGGTCAGGTCGGTTCGGTGCGGCCGTCGTGTGGTCGGGTGATCTTCAGGGTCCTGGCGGCCACCGCCGACATGTCCTCCACGATGCCGAACGTCCCGAAGGCGTAGCGCAGGAGGGCGAGGGCGACCTCGCGCTCGGCCACCACCGCCCGTCCGACGCCGCGTTGCTCCATCTCGGCGCGTTCCGCGTCGGAGTGGGTGCGCACCGCGACGTCCACGTCGGGGTTGACGTCCTTGGCCAGATCGATGACCGCGCCGGCCTCGAAGGCATCGGGGGTGGTCACCAGCAGCAACCGCGCACGCTCGAGGTGGGCGTGCTCGAGGATGCCCGGGCGTGACGCGTCGCCGTAGACGACTGGGAGCCCTTGCTCCTTCAGGTCACTGACCAGCTCGCGGTTCTGTTCGATCACGACGTAGGGGATGCCCCGGTGCTGGAGCGCCTCGGCAACGGGGGCGCCGACCCGACCGTGACCGACCAGGACCACGTGGTCGGTCAGCTCGTCCTCGACGACGGTGGTAGGAAGCTCGGTGAGGTCGCCGGCCGGACGCTCCAGGACCTGCTGCAGCCGCGGGCGGGCGTGGATCCAGCGCGAGATGGGGCCGGTCGCAGCGAACAGGAAGGGGTTGAGGGTGATGGACAGCAGGGCTCCGGCCAGGACCAGGCTCTGTGCGCCGTCGGGCAGCAGACCCAGCGAGTCGCCGAGCACCACCAGGATGAAGGAGAACTCCCCGATCTGGGCCAGGCTCGCCGCCACGACCAGTGCCGTGCGCAGAGGGTAGCGGAACAGCAGGACGATGCCGAAGGCCGCCAACGACTTGCCGACGAGGATGATCGCCAGGACCGACACCACCCCCAGGGGGTTCTCCACCAGGACGGCGGGGTCGAACAGCATCCCCACGGACACGAAGAACAGCACCGCGAAGGCATCCTGGAACGGCACCGCGTCGGCGGCTGTCTGTTCGCTGACCTCCGACTCGCTGACGACCAGGCCGGCGAAGAAGGCGCCCAGCGCCAGGGAGACACCGAAGAGGGCGGCGGCGCCGACGGCGATGCCGAGGGCGATGGCCAGGACCGCCAGGGTGAACAGCTCGCGTGAGCCGCTGCGGGCCACGTGGCCGAGGAACCACGGCACCGCGCGGCGTCCCCCCACCCACATCACGGCCAGGAACGCGATCACCTTCGCCAACGTGATCGCCAGCGTCACCCACAGCGGACCGCCGGCGCCCTCGGGGGTCGTCCCACCGAGGGGTCCGGCCAGGGCGGGCAGCAGCACCAGCGCCAGCACCATCGCGAGGTCTTCGACGATCAGCCACCCCACCGCGATCCTGCCGTCGACCGAATCCAGGAGCCCTTGGTCCTCCAGCGCGCGCAGCAGCACGACCGTGCTGGCCACCGACAGCGCCAAGCCCAGCACCAGCCCCTCCCCGAGCGTCCAGCCCCACAGTTGGGTCAGACCGACGCCGAGAGCCGTGGCGACGGTGATCTGGAAGACCGCGCCCGGTAGCGATATCCGCCGCACCGCCAGCAGGTCGCGAACCGAGAAGTGCATGCCGACACCGAACATCAGCAGGATGACGCCGATCTCGGCGAGCTGCGCGGCGATATCCTGATCGCCCACGAACCCCGGTGTGAACGGTCCGACCGCGACCCCGGCGACGAGGTAGCCGACCAGGGGCGGAAGCCGCAGCTTGTTCGCCAACAGGCCCAGCAGGAAGGCCAGGCCGAAACCAACCGCGACGAAGAAGATGAGCTCGGTGTGCTGGGGCATACGGCCTCCGAGGGACGGGCGGGGCGGGGTCGGCACGTGCCAGGGCTCCCATGGAGCGTACGAGACACCCTCTCGGGGGGCATGGGTGGGGCGCCGAGCTCACAGCGCGCCGCCGACCACCCCGCCCAGGAGGTACGTGGCGCCGGCGGCCAGGGCGCCGATGGCGAGCTGACGGGCCCCGGCGAGCGCCATCGGGCGGTAGGTCAGCAGGCTGAGGAGCGCCCCCACGCCGAAGAGGGCCACGGCGGATCCCACTATGGCCCAGACGAAGGCGCCCGTGCCGGAGCCCACCACGTAGGGCAGGACGGGGATCGCGGCGCCGCTGACGAAGGCGCCGAAGTTCGACAGCGCGGCGCCCCACGGTGACCCGAGCGCCTGCGGGTCGAAGCCGAGCGTCTCGTTGGCGAGCAGGTGTGCGCCCGCCCGCGCATCGCCGAGGACCTCGCGGGCCATCGCGGCGGCCCGTTCGGGCTGCGCGCCCTTGGCGCGGAAGAGCAGGCTGAGCTCGTTGGCCCCCTCCGCGGGCAGCGCCTCCAGGTCGTGGGTGTCGAGCTCGACCTCGCCCTCCCACAGCTCCCGTTGGGTGGTCACCGAGATCCACTCGCCGATGCCCATCGACAGGCCCCCGCCGAGCAGGCCGACCAGACCGGCCAGCAGGATCCCCCGGTCGCTCGCCTGACCGCCGGCCACGCCCATCACCAGGGCGAGGTTCGACACCAGGCCGTCGTTCACGCCGAACGTGCCCGCGCGCAGCGACCCCGACAGGCGCGTGCGCCACGACGGGAACAGGCTCGCGACCACCCGGGCGTGGATGCGCTCGTCGCTGGTCATGCTGGCCGGCGCCGCGGGCTCGTCGTCGTACCGGCGGATCTCGGCCGCCTCACCGCGTTCGAGCAGCGGGATGACCACACGCGTGCCGAGCCGGCGGGCCAGGCGGATCAGGACCTGTGCACGCCACCCCGGGCGCATCGTGGCCGGGTCGGGGCGCTCCTCGCCGAGCGCCGCGAGTCGGTCGGCCCAGTGCCCGGCGTGGCGTTGCTCGGCCTCGGCGAGGTGGAACAGGATCTCGCGCCGCTGCCCGTCGCTCCGCTCGGCAAGCGCTCGGTAGATCGCCGCACCGTCCGTCTCGGCGCCGAGGTAGCGGCGGTACCTGCGCGACTGCTTGGTGCTCACGTGCTGCTCCGATCTCCTGTTCGGGTCCCCCGCGCCTGGCCCGGGTGGCCGGGATGCCCCCCGCGCCATGGTTGCTGCCCACCGAGGCGGTGCCACCTCCGACGACGAGGACATGTAGCACACCGCGACGTCGCCACAAACCCCCGCCCGACCGGCACATTGGCTCGGCGGCGGTGGGCTATCCTGGGGTGAGCAACGCGGGGCACGTGGCGGGCATCTCCGCGCGCCCGCGCGTCACGACGTCTGTTGCTGACCTGAGGGAACCCGATGGAGCGCATCGCGCGGGGCATGGCCGGGCTGGTCGGGCGTCTGCCCGGCGTGGTGGTCGTGGCTGCCGTGGTGGCCACGGTGGCCTTCGCCGCACTCTCCTCGCAGGTCGAGATGGCGGTGGGCAACGAGGGTTTCGCGCCAGACAACCCCCAGCTGCAGGCCAGCGAGACGATCGACGAGCGGTTCAACGGCGCGGGGGAGGGCGTCGTCCAGATCCTCGTCTCGGGGTCGGAGCTGGTCAGCGCCGACGGCGTCGCCGCAGTCCAGGCGATCACGGCTGCCGCCCAGGGCAGCGACGCCGGGCCCCACCTGTCCGAACGCCCCGACCGCCCGGCGGTGGTCTCCTGGCTCGGTCCGGCCCAGGCGGCGCTGGCCGAGCAGGGCGTCGACCCGGCGGCGGCCGACGACGACACGGTCGCGGCCACGTTCACCACGGCGCTCGAGGCGCTGCCGCCCGAACAGGTCGGCCTCGTGGCGGGGCTGCTGCCCGCCGAGACCGATGTGAACGCGGCGAGCACGGACGCGGCCCTGGTGCTCGTCTTCCTCGAGACGGAGAGCATCGCCCCGGAGGGTGCGGACGCCGCCGCGCAGTTCGACGCGCAGGTCGAGGTGGAGGCGGACCTGGCTGCCGCTGTTCGCGGCGCCGATCTGCCGCCCGACGTGACCGCGGAGGCGTTCAGCTTCGGGCTGCTGTTCTCCGAGACCGACGCGTTCGAGGCAGAGCTGCTGCGCCTGTTCGCCTCTGCCTTCGTGATCATCGTGGTCATCCTCGCCTTCGTGTACTGGCTGCGGCCCGGCCTGGGCCTCACCCTGGTGGCGGCGGGACGACGGACCGTCGCCGACGTGCTGCTGACCATGGTCACCATCGTCATGGCGATCCTGTGGATGAACGGCGCCGCCGTGCTGCTCGGTCCCGGCTACGCGGGGGTGATCGGCGGGCTGACGGAGGTCAGCCAGATCGTCCCGGTCCTGCTGATCGGGTTGGGGGTGGACTACGCGATCCACCTCACGTCGCGCTACCGCGAGGAGGTGGCCACGGGCGCCGGCGTGCAGGAGAGCATCCGTCGGGCGATCACGACCGTGGGCGTGGCGCTCACGCTCGCGACCGTGACGACCGCCGTCGGGTTCCTCACCAACGTGATCAACCCGGTCCCGGCGTTGAAGGACTTCGGTATCCTCGCCGCGATCGGCATCGTCGCGTCCTTCCTGCTCATGTTGACCTTCGTGCCGGCCGTGCGGTTGCTGCTGGACCGGCGAGCGCAACGGCTCGGCCACCTGCCCCGCGAGGCGTTGGCCCGCACGAGCGAGCGTGTTCTTCCGGGCGTGATGGCCCGGACGGCGGTGCTGGCCGAGCGGGTGCCGGTCGCGACGCTGCTCGTGACGGTCGTGCTCGGCGGGGCGCTGGGGGTCTGGGGGCTGTCCCAGCTCGAGACACGATTCAGCTTCACCGACTTCGTCAGCGACGAGTCCCCGATCGTTGCGACCTTCGACGAGATCGTGGAGCGCTTCGGCGGTGGGTTCGGCGAATCCACCGACGTCCTCGTCGAGGGCGACGTCGCCACCCCGGCCGTGCACAACGCCACCGTCGAGGCGGTCGACGCCCTCACCGGGGTCGACGACGTTGCGACCTTCGGCGACCAGGCGCAGGCCGACTCGCCGGTCAGCGTCCTCGGCACGCTCGTCGCGCCGGGCCCCGACGGGGCGCCACTGGCCCCGGCGGTGGCCGCGGCGGCGGCCGCCGCCGGCGTCGGCGAGGATCTCACGGTCGCCGAGGACGCCGATGTCGCCGGGCTCTACGACGCCATGCTGGCCGCCGCCCCGGTCGAGGTCGCACGGGTGCTCGCCCGGGACCAGGCTGGGCGCTACGACCTGTCGCGGGTGTCGATCCAGAGCAGCGCGGGGGAGGACGGCGCAGCCGCCCTGAGCGACAACCTCGACGCCGCCTTCGCACCCGTGCGCTCCGCGGGTTCCAGCACCGTGGCGACCAGCAACCAGATCATCAACGACGTGATCGTGTCGGCGCTGAGCGACTCGCAGGTGTCGTCGATGGGGGTGACGCTGCTCGCCGCGATGCTCCTGCTCGCCGTGACCTTCTGGTTCCGCAACCGCCGGCCCGCGCTCGGGGTCCTCACCGTGGCGCCGGTCGTGCTCGTGGTGCTGTGGACCTTCGGCATGATGGCCGCGACGGGCATCCCGTTCGGTCCGGTGACCGCCACGATCGCGGCGCTGGCGATCGGCATCGGCGTGCCGTACACGATCCACATCACCAACCGCTACCTGGAGGACCGGGTTGCCTACGACGACCCGGCGGAGGCGATCCGCTCCACGGTGCGCCACACCGGCGGCGCCCTGGCCGGCAGCGCGTTCACGACTTGCGCGGGGTTCGGCATCCTGGTCACCTCGACCCTCACCCCGTTCCAGCAGTTCGGGATGGTGACGGTCTTTGCGATCGGCTTCGCGCTGCTCGCCGCGACCCTGGTCCTGCCGAGCATGCTCGCCCTGTGGGACCGTTGGCACCGCCGCAGGGCCGGGCGGGAGCAGGCGGCCCCGCGCCGGGAGTCTGCCGGGGTCTGACCGACCCGGTCAGGTCGCGAGGCTGCTGGACGGCGCCCGGAGCACTGCGGCGCGCGCGATATCCTTCGGTTCTCGGGGAAGGCGTTGTGTGCGAGAGTTCTGTCGGTGTTTCGCGGCACTGCTCGCCGTCGGGCTCGCGGTCACAGCGTCGCCGGCGACCGCGCAGGACGCCGGGGTCCTTCCGAGCCACCACGTGGTCGAGTCCTTCGACGGTACGCAGCTCGAGGCGACGCTGTTCCTGCCGGCTGGGGCCTCCCCGCAGGCACCCGCGCCGTTGGTCCTGCGCACCCACGGGTGGGGCGGCAGTCGCGAGACCGAGGTGGGAAGCGGCACGCTGTCGCGCCTGCTGGCCGAAGGGTACGCGGTCGTGACCTGGGACTCGCGGGGGTTCGGCTGCTCGGGCGGGCAGATCCGCATCGACGACCCCGATGCCGAGGGCCGCGACGTCACCGCGCTGATCGACTGGGCCGTCACCAACGCCCCGATCGCCACCGACGAGCACGGCGACCCGATCGTCGGCATGTCCGGCGGTTCCTACGCCGGCGGGATACAGACGGCCGGCGCGGCGGTCGACCACCGCATCGACGCGCTGGCGCCGGAGATCTCCTGGTCGGATCTGCGGTACTCGCTGTACTCGGGGGAGGTCGTCAACCAGGGATGGGTGGCGATCCTGTACAGCCTCGGGATGGCAACCGGCACGGGGCAGGGCCTCGACCCGTCGTGCGCGACGGACCCGAGCGCGGACGGGCTCGACCCCGCCATCCACCAAGCAGTGACCGAGTACGCCACCACCGGCAGGGTCTCCGCGGGCACCGAGGCGTTCCTGGCCCAGTCGAGCCTGGCGTCCTACGGCGCCCGACGCCCCGTCGCGGTCCCGACACTGGTCCTGCAGGGCAGCGTGGACACGCTGTTCGACCTGACGGACGGGCACGGCATCTACCGCCACGTACGCGACCAGGGCGCCGATGCGCGCTTCGTCGTCTTCTGCGGCGGTCACGTCGCCTGCCCGGCCACCTACGCCGACGCCGGCGACCGCGCCTACCTCGACGAGGCGATCGTGACGTGGTTCGCCCGTCACCTGCGCGGTCAGGACGTGGCGACGGGCGCACCGGTGTCCTACCGTACGAACGAGGGCGTCTGGCGCGACGCCGAGGTGTTCGCGGGCGACGCCCGGGTGGCGCTGTCGGGTGCGGCCACCGGCTTGCCGGTCGTGCCCGTGGTCGACCTGCCCGATCCCGAGGAGGTCCTGGCCCTCGTCGCGGCCGGCCCGCTAGAGGGCATCCCGGCCCTGCCCATCACGTCGGCCAAGGTGGCGACGCCGGGGGACCCGCGGGCGGCCACCTTCCCCGTTGCGCACGCCGACGGGGGACCGCTCGAGGTGCGCGGCATCCCCGACGTGACGCTCGCGGTGACGGGTGTGGCCGTCTCCCTCGACCAGGCGCTGGCGCCGCTGGGCGAGCACGCGGCCGAGCTGCCGACGCACGCCGTCGGTGACGTGCTCGTCGGCTCGCTCGGCCCGCTGGGCGCGGTGACCGGCGGCCTCCTCGGGAGCATCGGCGGGGACGGCGGGTCGCTGGGCGGGGTGGACGGGACCGTCAACGTCTTCGTGAGGCTCGTCCACCGCGAGTCCGGTGCGGTCCTGAACCTGCAGGAGGGCGCCGTGCGGGCCGATATCACCGATGGCGAGGCGGTCGTCGACGTGCCGATGCCGGGGTTGGCCTACACCATCCCCGCCGATCACCACCTCGACCTGGAGGTGTCGACGGCCAGCATCATGCACGCCACCGGCCGCACCCCGGCGCTGATCGACGTCGCCGTCTCGGGGGCCGTGCCGGTCGCCGGCAATGCCGTACCCGTCGTGGACGCAGCCCCCGTGGTCAGCGAGGCGCGTGACGGGTCTGACACAGTCGGCCCGCGCAGGCGGCCCCTGCCCGCCACCGGGGGAGGCGTCGGTGCT
This sequence is a window from Egibacteraceae bacterium. Protein-coding genes within it:
- a CDS encoding VIT1/CCC1 family protein, translating into MSTKQSRRYRRYLGAETDGAAIYRALAERSDGQRREILFHLAEAEQRHAGHWADRLAALGEERPDPATMRPGWRAQVLIRLARRLGTRVVIPLLERGEAAEIRRYDDEPAAPASMTSDERIHARVVASLFPSWRTRLSGSLRAGTFGVNDGLVSNLALVMGVAGGQASDRGILLAGLVGLLGGGLSMGIGEWISVTTQRELWEGEVELDTHDLEALPAEGANELSLLFRAKGAQPERAAAMAREVLGDARAGAHLLANETLGFDPQALGSPWGAALSNFGAFVSGAAIPVLPYVVGSGTGAFVWAIVGSAVALFGVGALLSLLTYRPMALAGARQLAIGALAAGATYLLGGVVGGAL
- a CDS encoding TetR/AcrR family transcriptional regulator, which codes for MPATGRPGRPRSSRAHRAVLEAVIHLLGDRGLAGMSVEAVADRAGVSKATIYRHWSSKEALCVEAVACVVVESPAPCGEGPRVELRSLLLGVAAALERSDAGRLLPHLASAAATDPQLAQVWRLALVEPTHRRVAACLRRARDVGVLGPDADPDLLAELLLAPLFYRRLVTGRPARDGALVDDVLDAVWRAWPPTGGRGVTA
- the ybaL gene encoding YbaL family putative K(+) efflux transporter — encoded protein: MPQHTELIFFVAVGFGLAFLLGLLANKLRLPPLVGYLVAGVAVGPFTPGFVGDQDIAAQLAEIGVILLMFGVGMHFSVRDLLAVRRISLPGAVFQITVATALGVGLTQLWGWTLGEGLVLGLALSVASTVVLLRALEDQGLLDSVDGRIAVGWLIVEDLAMVLALVLLPALAGPLGGTTPEGAGGPLWVTLAITLAKVIAFLAVMWVGGRRAVPWFLGHVARSGSRELFTLAVLAIALGIAVGAAALFGVSLALGAFFAGLVVSESEVSEQTAADAVPFQDAFAVLFFVSVGMLFDPAVLVENPLGVVSVLAIILVGKSLAAFGIVLLFRYPLRTALVVAASLAQIGEFSFILVVLGDSLGLLPDGAQSLVLAGALLSITLNPFLFAATGPISRWIHARPRLQQVLERPAGDLTELPTTVVEDELTDHVVLVGHGRVGAPVAEALQHRGIPYVVIEQNRELVSDLKEQGLPVVYGDASRPGILEHAHLERARLLLVTTPDAFEAGAVIDLAKDVNPDVDVAVRTHSDAERAEMEQRGVGRAVVAEREVALALLRYAFGTFGIVEDMSAVAARTLKITRPHDGRTEPT
- a CDS encoding MMPL family transporter; this encodes MERIARGMAGLVGRLPGVVVVAAVVATVAFAALSSQVEMAVGNEGFAPDNPQLQASETIDERFNGAGEGVVQILVSGSELVSADGVAAVQAITAAAQGSDAGPHLSERPDRPAVVSWLGPAQAALAEQGVDPAAADDDTVAATFTTALEALPPEQVGLVAGLLPAETDVNAASTDAALVLVFLETESIAPEGADAAAQFDAQVEVEADLAAAVRGADLPPDVTAEAFSFGLLFSETDAFEAELLRLFASAFVIIVVILAFVYWLRPGLGLTLVAAGRRTVADVLLTMVTIVMAILWMNGAAVLLGPGYAGVIGGLTEVSQIVPVLLIGLGVDYAIHLTSRYREEVATGAGVQESIRRAITTVGVALTLATVTTAVGFLTNVINPVPALKDFGILAAIGIVASFLLMLTFVPAVRLLLDRRAQRLGHLPREALARTSERVLPGVMARTAVLAERVPVATLLVTVVLGGALGVWGLSQLETRFSFTDFVSDESPIVATFDEIVERFGGGFGESTDVLVEGDVATPAVHNATVEAVDALTGVDDVATFGDQAQADSPVSVLGTLVAPGPDGAPLAPAVAAAAAAAGVGEDLTVAEDADVAGLYDAMLAAAPVEVARVLARDQAGRYDLSRVSIQSSAGEDGAAALSDNLDAAFAPVRSAGSSTVATSNQIINDVIVSALSDSQVSSMGVTLLAAMLLLAVTFWFRNRRPALGVLTVAPVVLVVLWTFGMMAATGIPFGPVTATIAALAIGIGVPYTIHITNRYLEDRVAYDDPAEAIRSTVRHTGGALAGSAFTTCAGFGILVTSTLTPFQQFGMVTVFAIGFALLAATLVLPSMLALWDRWHRRRAGREQAAPRRESAGV
- a CDS encoding CocE/NonD family hydrolase; protein product: MREFCRCFAALLAVGLAVTASPATAQDAGVLPSHHVVESFDGTQLEATLFLPAGASPQAPAPLVLRTHGWGGSRETEVGSGTLSRLLAEGYAVVTWDSRGFGCSGGQIRIDDPDAEGRDVTALIDWAVTNAPIATDEHGDPIVGMSGGSYAGGIQTAGAAVDHRIDALAPEISWSDLRYSLYSGEVVNQGWVAILYSLGMATGTGQGLDPSCATDPSADGLDPAIHQAVTEYATTGRVSAGTEAFLAQSSLASYGARRPVAVPTLVLQGSVDTLFDLTDGHGIYRHVRDQGADARFVVFCGGHVACPATYADAGDRAYLDEAIVTWFARHLRGQDVATGAPVSYRTNEGVWRDAEVFAGDARVALSGAATGLPVVPVVDLPDPEEVLALVAAGPLEGIPALPITSAKVATPGDPRAATFPVAHADGGPLEVRGIPDVTLAVTGVAVSLDQALAPLGEHAAELPTHAVGDVLVGSLGPLGAVTGGLLGSIGGDGGSLGGVDGTVNVFVRLVHRESGAVLNLQEGAVRADITDGEAVVDVPMPGLAYTIPADHHLDLEVSTASIMHATGRTPALIDVAVSGAVPVAGNAVPVVDAAPVVSEARDGSDTVGPRRRPLPATGGGVGALALLVLFAAVALRQGG
- the lon gene encoding endopeptidase La; the encoded protein is MPDLTDTTLPVLPLPAGVVIPGMVVNLAAETEEAKEAVAAAGHAGGRLLLVPQVGSRHAAVGTVATIEHDEPLPSGGRGVVVRGLSRAKIGAGQAGEGGVLWVSVEDVVDPTEVTPEVTELMREYRAVVAEILEHRNARGVAEAIAGMTDPGQLADTAVYSPDLDAEQRIELLETLDVRARLEKALAWAKDSLAEMSIRDRVRSQVTDGMERDQREHLLRRQLEAIRTELGDADGDDPVAEYRRRLAEADLPEPVQAAVTKEIDRLERMGEQNPEHGWVRTWLDTIFELPWGVRTDDEFDLRAARAVLDADHSGLDEVKERLVEFLAVRKLRRERTAEAGDQSAHVPAGAAEAPATTATERGDGAILALVGPPGVGKTSLGESVARALGRRFVRVALGGVRDEAEIRGHRRTYVGAQPGRIARALREAGSLNPVVLLDELDKVGADWRGDPTSALLEVLDPAQNHTFRDHYLEVDLDLSDVLFLATANVADTIPPALYDRLEIIRLDGYTEREKAAIARAHLLPRQLERAGLRPDELDVSDEAIAAIVDGWTREAGVRGLERQLGKLARKAATRIATGAATPPITVDTDALRELLGRPTAQRDEVDREPVPGIATGLAVTGAGGDVLAVEANAADGEPGLTLTGQLGDVMRESAEIALSWVRAHLTDLGVPAEAVTGRRFHVHVPAGAIPKDGPSAGITMVTALASLVSGRAVRPDVGMTGEVTLTGRVLPIGGVKQKVLAAHRAGLREVILPQRNEDDLDDVPAEIRDDLTFHFAERIGEVLSAALEEPAPVTS